The Gemmatimonadota bacterium genome includes a region encoding these proteins:
- a CDS encoding carbon-nitrogen hydrolase family protein translates to MESLPVAVVQAAPEVFQRDATLNKVARRIAGAAERGARFVLFPEAFVPAYPWGLRFGTRVGGRTEDGRRTFERYWANAIAVPSEHTEAIGDAARAAGVYVAIGVVERDSTHSGGTLFCTLLYFGPDGRLLAKHRKLKPTAAERLIWGEGDGSTLPVIQVDGVRVGGLICWENYMPLARAAMYAKGIDVWVAPTADCRDTWQATLRHIACEGRCFVLGCNQYLEASMYPPDLVGREDIEGAEPVLNRGGSAIVGPLGEELAGPLYGVEGILQADLDLGAIPRARFDFDPTGHYARPDVFQLTVDERPRTAARIVGEGA, encoded by the coding sequence ATGGAATCGCTACCCGTCGCCGTCGTACAGGCGGCACCCGAAGTGTTTCAGCGCGACGCGACGCTGAACAAGGTCGCCCGCCGGATCGCCGGCGCGGCCGAGCGCGGCGCCCGGTTCGTCCTGTTCCCGGAGGCGTTCGTGCCGGCCTACCCCTGGGGACTGCGCTTCGGCACGCGCGTAGGCGGCCGCACCGAGGACGGCAGGCGAACCTTCGAGCGCTACTGGGCCAACGCAATTGCGGTTCCATCGGAGCACACGGAGGCGATCGGCGACGCCGCCCGCGCGGCGGGGGTCTACGTGGCGATCGGGGTGGTCGAACGCGATAGCACCCACAGCGGCGGGACCCTTTTCTGCACCCTGCTCTATTTCGGCCCCGACGGACGCCTGCTGGCCAAGCATCGCAAGCTCAAGCCGACCGCCGCCGAACGTCTGATCTGGGGCGAGGGAGACGGCAGCACGCTTCCCGTGATCCAGGTGGACGGCGTCCGGGTCGGCGGGCTGATCTGCTGGGAGAACTACATGCCGCTGGCGCGCGCGGCCATGTACGCCAAGGGGATCGACGTGTGGGTCGCGCCCACCGCCGACTGCCGGGACACGTGGCAGGCTACGCTGCGTCACATCGCCTGTGAAGGACGGTGTTTCGTGCTGGGCTGCAACCAGTACCTCGAGGCCTCGATGTACCCGCCCGACCTCGTAGGGCGGGAGGATATCGAGGGGGCGGAGCCGGTTCTGAACCGGGGCGGAAGCGCCATCGTGGGTCCGCTGGGCGAAGAACTCGCTGGTCCGCTCTACGGCGTGGAGGGAATCCTCCAGGCCGATCTGGACCTGGGGGCGATCCCGCGCGCGCGCTTCGACTTCGACCCGACGGGCCACTACGCCCGCCCGGACGTCTTCCAACTGACCGTGGACGAGCGTCCGCGCACGGCGGCCAGGATAGTGGGGGAGGGCGCGTGA
- a CDS encoding SDR family NAD(P)-dependent oxidoreductase, which translates to MSLDGRLALVTGAGHRLGRAIALALAEAGADILVHYRSSADLARETAQSVRALGRDADLIAADLSVPADIDELFDTIEGARGGLDVLVNSAASFESAPIEDIQAEAWDRVLAVNLRAPFLCIRRAAPLLRARAQPGAIVNIADLSGLVPWRGFAHHSVSKAGLVHLTKAAAKELGPRIRVNAVLPGPILPPPGESPDSEEWRHRGDRLPLGRTGDPADIGSAVVFLAASDYITGEALAVDGGEHLLSGR; encoded by the coding sequence GTGAGTCTCGACGGACGGCTCGCCCTGGTCACGGGGGCCGGGCACCGGCTGGGACGCGCCATCGCTTTGGCGTTGGCGGAGGCCGGCGCGGACATCCTCGTCCACTACCGGAGCTCGGCGGACCTGGCGCGGGAGACCGCGCAGAGCGTTCGCGCGCTCGGGCGGGACGCGGACCTGATCGCTGCGGACCTCTCGGTGCCGGCGGACATCGACGAATTGTTCGATACGATCGAGGGCGCGCGCGGGGGACTCGACGTGCTGGTGAACAGCGCCGCCTCCTTCGAGAGCGCGCCCATCGAGGACATCCAGGCGGAAGCCTGGGACCGCGTGCTGGCCGTCAACCTGCGCGCGCCCTTCCTGTGCATCCGCCGCGCGGCACCGCTCCTGAGAGCCCGGGCCCAGCCCGGGGCGATCGTCAACATCGCCGACCTCAGCGGGCTGGTGCCCTGGCGCGGCTTCGCGCATCACTCGGTGAGCAAGGCCGGCCTCGTTCACCTGACCAAGGCCGCGGCCAAGGAGCTCGGGCCCCGGATTCGGGTCAACGCGGTGCTCCCCGGGCCGATCCTGCCGCCACCCGGAGAGAGTCCGGATAGCGAAGAATGGCGTCACCGGGGCGATCGCCTGCCTCTGGGGCGCACCGGCGATCCGGCCGATATCGGTAGCGCGGTCGTGTTTCTCGCTGCCAGCGACTACATCACCGGCGAGGCGCTGGCGGTCGATGGCGGCGAGCACCTGCTCTCCGGCCGCTGA
- a CDS encoding alpha/beta hydrolase, protein MADSGPDRKSIVWLVLSALGLLVAGLFAPWFRSRERAELDDDARERAPGDFVALPDGWTHYEELGPPDGQPVVLIHGFSVPAYVWDATVPALAEAGLRVIRYDVYGRGYSDRPRRSYDRNLFERQLVGLLEALGVERPADLVGLSMGGAIAAAVTDRYPHLVRRLVLIDPYAQRSPIGPLAIRGVGELLATTHFVPRLVRRQHRDVRDTPWYPRWVEAYREQVGYRGFRRALLGTARDFIDRDPRPLFEAAAARGKPTLLIWGEHDPTVPLAASVWLRELLEPEFLLVRGAGHVPHAQRPDVVNPVVVRFLADAPAGTR, encoded by the coding sequence ATGGCTGATTCGGGACCAGACAGGAAGAGCATCGTGTGGCTCGTGCTGTCCGCGCTCGGTCTGCTCGTGGCGGGACTCTTCGCGCCTTGGTTCAGAAGCCGCGAGCGCGCCGAGTTGGACGACGACGCCCGCGAGCGCGCTCCCGGCGACTTCGTTGCGCTACCCGATGGCTGGACGCACTACGAAGAGCTGGGTCCCCCCGATGGGCAACCGGTGGTGCTCATCCATGGCTTTTCGGTGCCCGCCTATGTCTGGGACGCTACCGTTCCGGCGCTGGCGGAAGCCGGGCTCCGTGTAATCCGCTATGACGTCTACGGCCGAGGCTACTCGGATCGGCCGCGGCGAAGCTACGACCGCAACCTGTTCGAGCGTCAGCTCGTGGGGCTCCTCGAGGCGCTCGGTGTCGAGCGACCGGCGGACCTGGTGGGGCTGTCGATGGGGGGCGCCATCGCTGCCGCGGTAACGGACCGGTACCCGCACCTGGTTCGTCGCCTGGTGCTGATCGATCCGTACGCACAGCGCTCGCCGATCGGCCCGCTGGCCATTCGCGGAGTGGGCGAGCTTCTGGCGACGACGCACTTCGTACCCCGGCTCGTGCGCCGGCAGCACCGGGACGTGCGCGACACTCCCTGGTACCCACGCTGGGTGGAAGCCTACCGCGAACAGGTCGGGTACCGGGGCTTCCGCCGGGCGTTGCTCGGGACCGCCCGCGACTTCATCGACCGCGACCCGCGTCCGCTGTTCGAGGCCGCGGCCGCGCGCGGCAAGCCGACGCTGCTGATCTGGGGCGAACACGACCCCACCGTCCCGCTCGCAGCCAGCGTATGGCTGCGCGAGCTGTTGGAGCCGGAGTTCCTGCTCGTGCGCGGCGCCGGGCACGTACCCCACGCGCAGCGTCCCGACGTGGTCAACCCCGTCGTCGTCCGCTTTCTGGCCGATGCCCCGGCCGGAACCCGCTAG
- a CDS encoding biopolymer transporter ExbD, which yields MLRLPSRIRAGREIPTSSLADIAFLLLIFFLVTTVFDEERGLSMVFPPPDSPIDVPAENVLHVIVRTDGLVDLRPGTSSFARVVRARDIPDLWREAHAQNPLLIAAVQTHPEAPYARMIDVLDALQGAGAERVSLRQLEP from the coding sequence ATGCTGCGACTTCCCAGCCGGATCCGGGCCGGACGTGAGATTCCGACTTCCTCACTCGCGGACATCGCTTTCCTGCTGCTGATCTTCTTCCTGGTCACCACGGTCTTCGACGAGGAGCGCGGATTGTCGATGGTTTTCCCGCCGCCGGACTCCCCGATCGACGTGCCCGCCGAAAACGTGCTGCACGTGATCGTGCGCACCGACGGCCTGGTCGATCTGCGACCGGGTACCAGCTCCTTCGCGCGGGTCGTACGCGCGCGCGATATTCCCGACTTATGGCGGGAAGCGCACGCGCAGAACCCGCTCCTCATCGCCGCCGTGCAGACCCATCCGGAGGCGCCCTACGCCCGCATGATCGATGTTCTGGACGCTCTGCAGGGCGCGGGCGCGGAGCGCGTCTCGCTGCGACAGCTGGAGCCCTGA
- a CDS encoding OmpA family protein — protein sequence MFKIRRSAPAVALLIPLTLSACASLSNTEEGAIIGAAGGAVVGGAIGKATGSTARGAIIGAAVGGVTGAVIGRQMDQQAEELAADLEGADVERVGEGILISFPSGLLFDFDSSNLRSASRADLADLGASFEKYEGRELMIVGHTDATGADDYNMNLSRERAQSTADYLMSRGVSPSRVRVVALGESEPVASNDTADGRQLNRRVEIAMFATEEFREQVEREQGL from the coding sequence ATGTTCAAGATTCGAAGATCGGCACCTGCCGTGGCCCTGCTGATTCCGCTCACGCTGTCCGCGTGCGCCAGCCTGAGTAACACGGAGGAGGGCGCGATCATCGGCGCCGCCGGTGGTGCCGTCGTGGGCGGCGCGATCGGCAAGGCGACCGGGTCGACGGCGCGCGGCGCGATCATCGGCGCCGCCGTCGGTGGCGTGACCGGAGCGGTCATCGGGCGCCAGATGGATCAGCAGGCGGAGGAGCTCGCAGCGGATCTCGAGGGCGCCGACGTGGAGCGCGTCGGCGAGGGCATCCTGATCAGCTTCCCGTCGGGGCTGTTGTTCGACTTCGACTCCTCGAACCTGCGCTCTGCCTCGCGTGCGGATCTCGCCGATCTGGGCGCCAGCTTCGAGAAGTACGAGGGGCGTGAGCTCATGATCGTCGGGCACACGGACGCCACGGGCGCGGACGACTACAACATGAACCTGTCGCGCGAGCGCGCTCAGTCGACCGCCGACTATCTCATGTCGCGCGGCGTCTCGCCGTCCCGCGTCCGCGTCGTCGCACTCGGCGAATCGGAGCCGGTGGCGAGCAACGACACCGCCGATGGGCGTCAGCTCAACAGGCGCGTCGAGATCGCGATGTTCGCGACAGAGGAGTTCCGGGAACAGGTGGAGCGCGAGCAGGGGCTGTAA